The Pelmatolapia mariae isolate MD_Pm_ZW linkage group LG10_11, Pm_UMD_F_2, whole genome shotgun sequence genome includes a region encoding these proteins:
- the LOC134635594 gene encoding inactive phospholipase C-like protein 2 translates to MAEFGEDGSLPPLNPEDTAVPSDNAAGKTHCEVSVLNGDCGISENMVGSGSLVAPGSQTGVDNANTSAGLDTKSEIPRRSSIIKDGKQRKERKKTVSFSSMPTEKKISSASDCISAMVDGSELKKVRSNSRIYHRYFLLDADMQSLRWEPSKKEVDKAKIDVKSIKEVRTGKNTDTFRTNGTYDQISEDCAFSVIFGENYESLDLVANTADVANTWVTGLRYLISYGKHTLNMIESSQNNMRSSWLGELFDEEDTTNSKILSICTAVQLVKKLNPGLKNVKIELKFKELHKVKDKSGSDVTKEEFIEVFHDLCTRPEIYFLFVQFSSNKEFLDTKDLMIFLEAEQGMAQVSEETSFEVIQKYEPSKEGQLKGWLSLDGFSNYLMSSECHIFDPEHKSVCQDMNQPLSHYYINASHNTYLIEDQFRGPSDVTGYIRALKMGCRSVELDVWDGPDNEPVIYTGHTMTSQIVFRSVIDVINKYAFVASEFPLILCLENHCSLKQQRVMFQHLKKILGDKLHLDPPKPEDCYLPSPNELKGKILLKGKKLGTNCTASEGEVTDEDEGAEMSQRMSIETAEQQTVALKKFQLSKDLSDLVTLCKSVEFKDFPTSFQKQKHWELCSFNEVFASRCASEFPGDFVNYNKKFLARVYPSPMRIDSSNMNPQDFWKCGCQIVAMNYQTPGLMMDLNIGWFRQNGNCGYVLRPAIMREQVSYFSANTKDSVPGVSPQLLHIKIISGQNFPKPKGSGAKGDVVDPYVYVEIHGIPADCAEQRTKTVNQNGDNPLFDESFEFQINLPELAMVRFVVLDDDYIGDEFIGQYTIPFECLQPGFRHVPLQSLTGEVLPHTLLFVHVAITNRRGGGKPHKRGLSVRKGKRSREYASMRVLLIKALDDVFKTAIQPLREATDLRENMQNAIASFKELCGLSAVANLKQCILALSPRLTGPDNNPLLVFNLNEQYPNLEPQGLLPEVLKKVVTTYDMVIQTSKMLLESSEGVYERILQTQKAAMEFHENLHDLAVKEGLKGRKLHKAVESFTWNITILKGQADLLKHARSEVQENLKQIHYAALTCKLTKGSAVSGSFGSSESKSRCSLEAIPEKAIAEDELTDEDN, encoded by the exons gATGGAAAACAGcggaaggaaagaaagaagactGTCTCATTCAGCAGCATGCCCACTGAGAAGAAGATTAGTAGCGCAAGTGATTGCATCAGTGCCATGGTTGATGGCTCTGAGCTCAAAAAAGTGCGATCCAATTCGCGCATTTACCATCGCTACTTTCTCCTTGACGCCGACATGCAGTCTTTGAGATGGGAGCCTTCAAAGAAGGAAGTAGACAAGGCTAAAATCGATGTAAAATCTATCAAAGAGGTTCGGACAGGCAAAAACACAGATACTTTTAGAACTAATGGAACCTATGATCAGATTTCGGAGGATTGTGCTTTCTCTGTCATTTTTGGGGAGAACTATGAGTCCCTAGACTTGGTGGCGAACACTGCAGATGTAGCCAACACGTGGGTCACAGGGCTGAGGTACCTGATATCCTATGGGAAACATACCTTAAATATGATTGAGAGCAGTCAGAACAACATGCGCTCATCGTGGTTAGGTGAGCtttttgatgaggaggataCTACAAACAGCAAGATACTTTCTATATGCACTGCTGTACAGTTAGTCAAAAAGTTGAATCCGGGActcaaaaatgtgaaaatagaaCTGAAATTCAAGGAGCTGCATAAAGTTAAGGACAAATCAGGTTCGGATGTGACAAAAGAGGAGTTCATTGAAGTCTTTCACGATCTTTGTACCAGACCAGAAATatattttctctttgttcagTTTTCCAGTAATAAAGAATTTCTTGATACCAAGGACTTAATGATATTTCTGGAGGCAGAGCAGGGAATGGCACAAGTCAGCGAAGAGACCAGCTTTGAGGTAATTCAGAAATATGAGCCATCGAAAGAGGGCCAGCTCAAAGGTTGGCTGTCTTTGGACGGGTTCTCTAACTATCTTATGTCCTCAGAGTGCCATATATTTGACCCTGAACATAAATCAGTCTGCCAAGACATGAACCAACCCTTGTCCCACTACTACATCAATGCATCACACAACACCTACCTGATAGAAGATCAGTTCAGAGGCCCGTCTGATGTGACAGGCTATATCCGTGCTCTCAAGATGGGCTGCCGCAGTGTAGAGCTGGACGTGTGGGACGGACCTGATAATGAACCTGTAATTTACACTGGTCACACAATGACCTCACAGATAGTTTTTCGCAGTGTCATTGACGTCATTAACAAATATGCCTTTGTTGCCTCCGAGTTTCCATTGATACTGTGCTTAGAAAACCACTGTTCCTTGAAGCAACAGAGAGTCATGTTCCAGCACCTAAAGAAAATCCTTGGAGACAAGCTCCACCTAGATCCTCCAAAACCTGAGGACTGTTACCTTCCGTCTCCTAATGAACTGAAGGGGAAGATCCTACTGAAGGGTAAGAAGTTGGGCACAAATTGCACAGCTTCAGAAGGTGAGGTGACAGATGAGGATGAGGGGGCAGAGATGTCTCAAAGGATGAGCATTGAGACTGCTGAACAACAGACAGTTGCACTCAAGAAATTTCAGCTGTCCAAGGACCTCTCTGATCTGGTGACTTTGTGCAAGTCTGTGGAGTTCAAAGACTTTCCAACATCTTTCCAAAAACAGAAGCATTGGGAGCTGTGCTCTTTCAATGAAGTCTTTGCCAGTCGTTGTGCCAGTGAATTCCCAGGTGACTTTGTTAACTATAACAAGAAGTTCCTAGCACGGGTTTACCCTAGTCCCATGCGGATTGACTCCAGCAACATGAATCCACAAGATTTCTGGAAGTGTGGCTGTCAGATTGTAGCAATGAACTACCAGACTCCTGGCCTGATGATGGATTTAAACATTGGCTGGTTCCGTCAGAATGGGAACTGTGGTTATGTGCTGCGTCCAGCGATCATGAGGGAGCAGGTTTCATATTTCAGCGCCAACACTAAAGATTCAGTGCCTGGTGTTTCTCCACAGCTCTTGCACATCAAGATTATCAGTGGACAAAACTTTCCAAAACCCAAAGGCTCAGGTGCCAAAGGAGACGTAGTAGATCCCTACGTGTATGTCGAAATACACGGCATTCCCGCCGACTGCGCTGAGCAAAGGACTAAAACGGTCAACCAAAACGGGGACAACCCTCTGTTTGATGAGAGCTTCGAGTTTCAGATAAACCTCCCCGAACTTGCAATGGTGCGCTTTGTGGTGCTGGATGACGACTATATTGGCGATGAGTTTATCGGTCAATACACAATCCCGTTTGAGTGTCTGCAGCCAGGTTTCCGCCATGTTCCGCTGCAGTCTCTGACAGGGGAAGTCCTGCCACATACCTTATTGTTTGTTCATGTGGCAATAACCAATCGAAGAGGAGGCGGCAAACCTCACAAAAGGGGGCTGTCTGTACGAAAAGGCAAGAGGAGTAGAGAGTATGCAAGCATGAGGGTGCTATTGATCAAAGCTCTGGATGATGTCTTCAAAACAGCCATTCAGCCACTGAGAGAGGCAACAGACCTCAGAGAAAACATGCAG AATGCCATAGCGTCCTTTAAAGAGCTGTGCGGCCTTTCAGCGGTGGCTAACCTGAAGCAGTGCATCTTGGCCCTTTCCCCTCGACTGACTGGGCCTGACAATAACCCCCTTCTGGTGTTCAATCTCAATGAGCAGTACCCCAACTTAGAGCCTCAAGGCCTGCTACCAGAGGTCCTAAAGAAAGTCGTTACCACATATGACATG GTAATCCAGACCAGCAAGATGCTGCTAGAGAGCTCAGAGGGGGTGTATGAGAGAATCCTACAAACCCAAAAAGCAG CTATGGAATTTCACGAGAACCTCCACGACCTGGCTGTGAAGGAAGGCTTGAAAGGCAGAAAGCTGCACAAGGCTGTGGAGAGCTTCACGTGGAACATCACCATTCTGAAG GGCCAGGCGGATCTACTGAAGCATGCCCGAAGCGAAGTCCAGGAGAACCTCAAGCAGATCCACTATGCCGCGCTCACCTGTAAACTGACTAAAGGTAGCGCGGTGAGCGGTTCCTTCGGCTCCTCTGAGTCCAAGAGCAGATGCAGCCTTGAGGCCATCCCGGAGAAGGCCATCGCGGAGGACGAGCTGACGGACGAGGACAACTAG